TTGGTCTTGATTTTTTGCCCTGTTTTATAATCACAATTCACGAGCCAGCCTCTATCTTCATATGCAACTATACGCAGGTCTGTGTAGGTTTCGGTAGCCGTTGTTGGTACAATGACTGGCTCCGAGCGACGTGCTATGTCGGTTTGTTGAACCGTGGGTTCAGTCCGCTTAGGGGCGTTGCCTTGTAAGACTTACAGGTCTTGAAACTGAGTTTTGAGTTGGGCGAATACGACTTTGTCGTAGGGTAGATACCAAGTACGATGGTTTTGCTGTATTTGAGTTCTCCACGCCTTGCCTTCAATGTAGCATCAGGATAAGTACGGATACCTATCTTCTTGCCCTCGTTTTTGTATAAAAGTGGGAAAATCTGAATGCTCACGGTAAAATTCTTGTTTAACTGTGTAATTATACACAATAGATTAATAAATAACAAACCAAATCTTGTCTTTTGTCAATCTTTCAGCATCAGTAGTTTGTCTGCGATTACTTCAGTTACGTATTTTTTCACTCCATTGTTGTCTTCATAGCTACGGGTTTTGAGTTTTCCTTCTATATAGATGGTACTACCTTTTTTGAGATATTTTGCAGCCACTTCAGCCAGTCCGCGCCAGGCGATGATATTGTGCCATTCGGTTTCTGTTTGGAGTACTCCGTTTTTGTCTCTGTAGCTTTCACTAGTAGCCAGTGAAAACTTGGCGATGGCGTAGCCACCCTCCAAGGTTTGTATCTCAGGATCTTTCCCTAGATTTCCTATTAGCATTACTTTGTTGAGCCCTTTCATCAATCAACGATACATATAGCTTATGAAATATCTAACTATTAGGCAGCTTTTTATCTTGGCTCAAGGTTTAACGCCGATTTGATTTGCCAATTATATATCATGTCTCACTGAGCTATGCTGGCGTACGCGGCTAAGGGACATCCGAGCACGAGAGTGCGAAGGATACGGGCGCTAGCCCTACAGTGTAGCCTTGCGGCTTGTCTGCAAGCTACCGCCAACCAGCCTTCCCCGCGCCAAAGACGTGGTGGGGGAGGGTCAAAAAATCAAGCCCCTGTAAGGGTGTTCTTACAGGGGCTTGGGGTTTGTGTGTGGTGTACAATATGCTCAAGTAGCGCTCTAGTAGAGGCGCTTGAGGTTTTTCATCTGCTCGATACGCTGTAGGGCTAGGCGTAGGGCAGCCTCGTGGGTGTTGATGCTTTCGGCCTCGGCAGTTTGGTACAGCTTTGTTGTGATGTCATAGATCTGCTCGGTGTGTTGCATAGCGCGCTCACGGTTGTATTGCTGTATGATTTCGTAATAGACATTGATGATGCCGCCGGAGTTGATTAGGAAGTCGGGGGCATAGAGGATGCCTTTTTGGCGGCATTTGTCGGCGTGGGTGCGCTCGTCTTGGAGTTGGTTGTTGGCTGCTCCGCTGATGATGGCGCAGCTGAGGCGCTCTAGGCTGTCGTCGTTGATGGTTGCACCAAGGGCGCAGGGGGCGTAGATGTCCATAGGTTGGTCATACACAGCGTCTGGTGCGATAACGGTTACCTTGTGTTTGGCCGCAATGGCTTGGAGTCGGTCTTCGTAGATGTCGGCTATGTAGATATTGGCATTTTCTTTGGCCAGCAAGTCTACTAGGTAGCTGCCTACATGTCCGGCACCTTGTACTACGATGCGCTTACCATTGAGGCTTTCGTTACCATACACTTTTTTGGCAGAGGCTTTCATGCCCATGTACACGCCGTAGGCGGTTATGGGAGAGGGGTCTCCGCCGCCACCCATCATTTCGGGCTTGCCCGATACGTGTTGGGTTTGTGTGGCAATGTGTTCGATGTCTCGGGTGTTGATGCCCACATCTTCGGCAGTGATGTAGCGCCCGCCAAGGCTGTCTACATATTTTCCAAAGGCACGGAAGAGGAACTCC
The nucleotide sequence above comes from Eisenibacter elegans DSM 3317. Encoded proteins:
- a CDS encoding single-stranded DNA-binding protein, whose amino-acid sequence is MKGLNKVMLIGNLGKDPEIQTLEGGYAIAKFSLATSESYRDKNGVLQTETEWHNIIAWRGLAEVAAKYLKKGSTIYIEGKLKTRSYEDNNGVKKYVTEVIADKLLMLKD
- a CDS encoding Glu/Leu/Phe/Val dehydrogenase dimerization domain-containing protein, producing MQTVVKEQQALSIFDQAAQYEHEQVVFCHDKATGLRAIIAIHDTTLGPAAGGTRMWTYAQEADALHDVLRLSRGMTFKNAVAGLNLGGGKAVILGDARKDKSEFLFRAFGKYVDSLGGRYITAEDVGINTRDIEHIATQTQHVSGKPEMMGGGGDPSPITAYGVYMGMKASAKKVYGNESLNGKRIVVQGAGHVGSYLVDLLAKENANIYIADIYEDRLQAIAAKHKVTVIAPDAVYDQPMDIYAPCALGATINDDSLERLSCAIISGAANNQLQDERTHADKCRQKGILYAPDFLINSGGIINVYYEIIQQYNRERAMQHTEQIYDITTKLYQTAEAESINTHEAALRLALQRIEQMKNLKRLY